From Myxococcales bacterium, a single genomic window includes:
- a CDS encoding polyprenyl synthetase family protein, with protein MTNTALVIDRKPPLLELLAEQFSEAELDRLLGLDGETVPWEVWDEALYAPLADFFSRPGKEFRARLVDLAWELAGQRGSPPSELRWVVEVLHAGSLIVDDIEDDSTYRRGELALHKKWGLGRALNAGSWLYFWSDSLIERMDLAPPIELSVRRLIDRTLLRAHQGQALDLSTRIFDLAQRDVPSVVSVTTQLKTGALMQLASSLGAVAAGGPRPVVAALARFGGELGGALQMLDDLGGIVSEARCHKGHEDLLGGRPTWPFAWAAGRLDSRRYAELVLAARRVHRRETHPEVLASELRSLVAALGKRDVAARMERAFLDLKAVVGDAPALADVKAEIELLGRSYG; from the coding sequence ATGACGAACACTGCGCTGGTCATCGACAGAAAACCGCCGCTGCTGGAGTTGCTCGCAGAGCAGTTCTCGGAAGCGGAGCTCGACCGACTGCTCGGTCTCGACGGCGAGACCGTGCCCTGGGAGGTCTGGGACGAGGCCCTCTACGCACCGTTGGCGGACTTCTTCTCGCGACCGGGCAAGGAGTTTCGCGCGCGTCTCGTGGATCTGGCCTGGGAGCTCGCCGGACAGCGCGGTTCTCCGCCGAGTGAGCTGCGCTGGGTCGTCGAGGTCCTGCACGCAGGGTCGTTGATCGTGGACGACATCGAGGACGACTCGACCTACCGCCGCGGTGAGCTCGCGCTGCACAAGAAGTGGGGCCTGGGCCGTGCGCTCAACGCCGGCTCCTGGCTCTACTTCTGGTCGGATTCCCTGATAGAGCGCATGGATCTTGCGCCACCGATAGAGCTGTCCGTGCGCCGGTTGATCGATCGCACGCTGCTCCGTGCGCATCAGGGGCAGGCGCTCGATCTCTCGACGCGGATCTTCGATCTGGCCCAGCGGGATGTGCCGAGCGTCGTCAGCGTCACGACGCAGCTGAAGACCGGTGCGCTGATGCAGCTCGCCTCGTCGCTCGGGGCCGTCGCGGCGGGGGGCCCGCGCCCAGTGGTCGCGGCCCTTGCCCGTTTTGGAGGCGAGCTGGGTGGCGCCCTGCAAATGCTGGACGATCTGGGAGGCATCGTCAGCGAGGCCCGCTGCCACAAGGGACACGAGGACTTGCTAGGTGGCCGCCCCACCTGGCCGTTCGCCTGGGCCGCGGGTCGGCTCGACTCGCGGCGTTACGCGGAGCTGGTGCTCGCCGCGCGCAGAGTGCACCGCCGAGAGACCCACCCGGAGGTGCTCGCCAGCGAGCTGCGCTCGCTGGTTGCGGCGCTGGGCAAGCGTGACGTCGCGGCTCGCATGGAGCGCGCGTTCCTGGATTTGAAGGCTGTCGTCGGGGATGCCCCCGCGTTGGCGGATGTGAAGGCAGAGATCGAACTACTCGGGAGAAGTTATGGTTGA
- a CDS encoding phytoene desaturase — protein MVERISGAHPRARRAAVVGSGFGGLAAAIRLQAAGVESVLFEARDKPGGRAYVYEQDGFVFDAGPTVITAPQCIEELFQVAGRKMEDYVELLPVAPFYRLSWSDGDEFDYVGDSAAMLEQIRARNPDDAEGYVRFVDYTRRVFEKGYEELAATPFLRFFDMVKVAPDLARLRADRSVYSAVARFVENEHVRQALSFHSLLVGGNPFETSSIYTLIHYLERKWGVFFPRGGTGALVQALVRLYQELGGEIRLSSPVQHIEVRELEGRIVHVVTTERGEEPFDLVVSNADLHHTYAKLYAGNSGADKTRQKLERADWSMSLFVLYFGTDRTYDAAHHTVVFGPRYEGLLDEIFSGNRLPDDFSLYLHAPTVTDPSLAPPGCGAFYVLSPVPHLGNAPIDWEKAAPAYAEKILGSLERLMPDLRKHVVTQRWFTPKDFQTELSAFHGSAFSVAPKLTQSAWFRPHNRDPKIPGLYIVGAGTHPGAGLPGVINSAKATLGVILDDLAKERAA, from the coding sequence ATGGTTGAGCGAATTTCAGGTGCGCACCCGCGAGCGCGGCGCGCGGCAGTGGTGGGTAGTGGTTTCGGTGGTCTGGCAGCCGCCATCCGGCTGCAGGCCGCCGGAGTCGAAAGCGTGCTGTTCGAAGCGCGGGACAAACCCGGGGGACGCGCCTACGTCTACGAGCAGGACGGCTTCGTGTTCGACGCCGGGCCGACCGTGATCACCGCGCCGCAGTGCATCGAAGAGCTGTTCCAGGTGGCCGGCCGCAAGATGGAGGACTACGTCGAGCTGCTCCCTGTCGCTCCGTTCTACCGGCTGTCGTGGAGCGATGGTGACGAGTTCGATTACGTCGGTGACTCCGCTGCCATGCTCGAGCAGATCCGCGCGCGCAACCCCGACGACGCCGAAGGGTACGTACGCTTCGTCGACTACACACGCAGGGTATTCGAGAAAGGCTACGAGGAGCTGGCGGCCACGCCCTTCTTGCGTTTCTTCGACATGGTGAAGGTGGCGCCGGATCTGGCGCGCCTGCGGGCCGATCGCAGCGTCTACAGTGCCGTCGCGCGCTTCGTCGAGAACGAGCACGTGCGCCAAGCACTCTCGTTTCACTCACTCCTGGTGGGTGGAAACCCCTTCGAGACCAGCTCGATCTACACCCTGATTCACTACCTGGAGCGCAAGTGGGGCGTGTTCTTTCCACGCGGCGGGACCGGCGCCCTGGTGCAAGCGCTGGTCCGTTTGTACCAGGAGCTGGGCGGCGAGATCCGACTGTCGTCCCCCGTCCAACACATCGAGGTGCGTGAGCTGGAAGGACGGATCGTCCATGTCGTGACCACGGAGCGTGGCGAGGAGCCGTTCGATCTCGTCGTGTCGAATGCCGACCTCCATCACACCTACGCGAAGCTCTACGCGGGCAACTCGGGAGCGGACAAGACTCGCCAGAAGCTGGAGCGAGCCGACTGGTCCATGAGCCTGTTCGTGCTCTATTTCGGGACGGATCGGACCTACGACGCCGCCCACCACACCGTGGTGTTCGGGCCGAGGTACGAGGGTCTGCTGGACGAGATCTTCTCGGGGAACCGTCTACCGGACGACTTCAGCTTGTACCTGCACGCACCCACGGTGACCGATCCGTCACTCGCGCCTCCCGGTTGCGGCGCCTTCTACGTGCTGTCGCCGGTCCCGCACCTGGGCAACGCCCCGATCGACTGGGAAAAAGCAGCGCCGGCTTATGCGGAGAAGATCCTCGGGTCACTGGAGCGTTTGATGCCCGACCTCCGCAAACACGTGGTCACCCAGCGGTGGTTCACCCCCAAGGACTTCCAGACCGAGCTCTCGGCGTTTCACGGCTCGGCGTTCTCGGTAGCTCCCAAGCTGACGCAGAGCGCCTGGTTTCGCCCCCACAATCGCGATCCGAAGATCCCCGGGTTGTACATCGTGGGAGCGGGGACGCACCCGGGCGCAGGTCTCCCCGGCGTGATCAACTCAGCCAAGGCGACGCTCGGAGTGATCTTGGACGATCTGGCGAAGGAGCGCGCGGCGTGA
- a CDS encoding phytoene/squalene synthase family protein, producing the protein MTSLAAPAFRPLAPTPATQGASREICLSVLAEHSKSFALAARLLPPDTRADAAALYAWCRHADDLIDLSAAEAQPAQLEQLESELSSVYAGEIQTSLVLGAFQELVQARGLPRYYAEELLEGMRMDVEGRRYESLDELLLYCHRVAGVVGLMMCHVLGVSDATALRNAAHLGIGMQLTNICRDVLEDWGRGRLYLPRALLEQAGAPGLEPSEGAALSPKARAAVARVVSYLLSVADAFYRSGERGMVALPIRAAFAVRTASHVYFAIGQELRARGGDALAGRVVVPRWKKLLLVVRSALSTLLELRQRRLEPLVPRHHLPLVRYRRELISL; encoded by the coding sequence GTGACGTCACTCGCAGCACCGGCGTTCCGTCCGCTCGCTCCGACACCGGCCACGCAAGGGGCCAGCCGCGAGATCTGCCTGAGCGTGCTGGCGGAGCACAGCAAGAGCTTCGCGCTGGCTGCGCGGCTGTTGCCCCCCGATACGCGCGCTGACGCGGCGGCGCTCTACGCCTGGTGTCGGCATGCCGACGATCTCATCGACCTCTCCGCGGCGGAAGCGCAACCGGCTCAGCTGGAGCAGCTGGAAAGTGAGCTCTCTTCGGTCTACGCCGGAGAGATCCAGACGAGCCTCGTGCTTGGTGCGTTTCAAGAGCTGGTACAAGCCCGCGGTCTGCCGCGGTACTACGCGGAAGAGCTGCTCGAGGGCATGCGCATGGACGTCGAGGGACGGCGCTACGAGAGCCTGGATGAGCTGCTCCTCTACTGTCACCGCGTCGCTGGCGTCGTCGGGCTGATGATGTGCCATGTGCTCGGGGTGAGCGACGCGACGGCGCTCCGAAACGCGGCTCACCTCGGGATCGGCATGCAGCTCACCAACATTTGCCGCGACGTACTCGAAGATTGGGGTCGGGGCCGGCTGTACTTGCCGCGCGCGCTGCTCGAGCAGGCCGGAGCGCCTGGGCTCGAGCCGAGCGAAGGCGCGGCGCTCTCACCCAAGGCCCGCGCTGCCGTCGCTCGGGTCGTGAGCTACCTGCTGTCCGTCGCCGACGCCTTCTACCGGTCGGGAGAGCGCGGCATGGTCGCGCTCCCCATCCGCGCAGCGTTCGCCGTACGTACCGCCTCGCATGTCTACTTCGCCATCGGGCAAGAGCTGCGAGCTCGCGGCGGTGATGCCCTTGCGGGGCGGGTCGTGGTCCCGCGTTGGAAGAAGCTCCTCCTCGTCGTCCGTTCGGCCCTCAGCACGTTGCTCGAGCTCCGGCAGCGGCGACTCGAGCCGCTCGTGCCCAGACACCATCTGCCCCTAGTGAGGTATCGTCGTGAGCTCATTTCCCTCTGA
- a CDS encoding MerR family transcriptional regulator: MSNNDQTPRHRIGAVARITGISTHALRVWERRYGTTQPQRSGGGDRLYSDQDVQRLRLVKRLLGLGHAIGDVAKLPHDELEKLLALHDDPGTALEHPADRLLERYLADVEKLDLSAAEQTLAGAALALPRREFIDQVLVPLLHEVGSRWQTGSLHVAEEHAASAMVRSQLGAMLRLFAPEQSAPVAVATTLAGELHELGALMSAVVAAMSGWRTLFLGPNLPVSEIVHSARTCTADAVLISCVAIRPAEAAPLLAELSNALPPGTALVVGGHSAQQVTELPSQVVRVSSLAELEMWLAGRLSPTAGRSSGRGR, from the coding sequence ATGAGCAACAACGATCAGACTCCGCGGCATCGAATCGGCGCGGTCGCCCGCATCACCGGAATTTCGACCCACGCCCTGCGGGTATGGGAACGACGCTACGGCACCACCCAGCCGCAGCGTTCCGGTGGTGGAGACCGCCTGTACTCGGACCAAGACGTGCAGCGACTGCGGCTGGTGAAGCGGCTGCTGGGCCTCGGGCACGCAATTGGGGACGTGGCGAAGCTGCCTCATGACGAGCTCGAGAAGTTGCTCGCATTGCACGACGACCCAGGAACCGCGCTCGAGCATCCGGCGGACCGCCTGCTCGAGCGATACCTCGCGGATGTCGAGAAGCTGGACCTCTCGGCCGCGGAGCAGACGCTCGCGGGGGCTGCGCTCGCGCTGCCGCGGCGGGAGTTCATCGACCAAGTCTTGGTACCGCTGCTGCATGAGGTCGGCTCACGCTGGCAGACAGGATCGCTCCACGTCGCCGAGGAGCACGCGGCCAGTGCCATGGTCCGCAGCCAGCTCGGGGCCATGTTGCGACTGTTCGCACCGGAGCAGAGTGCGCCGGTCGCAGTGGCCACGACTCTCGCGGGAGAGCTGCACGAGCTTGGTGCGCTCATGTCCGCGGTGGTGGCGGCCATGAGTGGCTGGAGAACGCTGTTTCTCGGTCCCAACCTGCCGGTGAGCGAGATTGTCCATTCCGCGCGCACCTGCACGGCCGACGCCGTTCTGATTTCTTGCGTCGCCATCAGGCCGGCCGAGGCCGCGCCGCTGCTGGCAGAGCTCAGCAATGCGCTGCCCCCTGGCACCGCGCTAGTCGTCGGCGGTCACTCGGCACAGCAGGTCACCGAGCTGCCTTCGCAAGTGGTTCGTGTCTCGAGCCTGGCCGAGCTGGAGATGTGGCTCGCTGGCCGGCTCTCACCCACTGCCGGTCGCAGCTCGGGTCGAGGGCGCTAG
- a CDS encoding SDR family oxidoreductase, with protein MQDQVIVITGASAGIGAALGELVGKKGGIAVLIARREKELSEVAARSGANALAIVADVTRRADVQRAVATALERFGKIDVWVNNAGRGITRNVSELTDEDLDEMILVNVKSALYGMQAVLPHFQQRGRGQIINVSSMLGRVPFAPFRSAYSAAKHALNSLTANLRMELRAEYPDVQVSSVHPGVVATGFGLASRHGGVDSRKLPGAQTAEEVAAVIASTIESRRADVYTRPGAEQMVAAYYAHEDMGQAEREPPFNFAPPR; from the coding sequence ATGCAAGATCAGGTCATCGTGATCACGGGGGCGAGCGCCGGCATCGGAGCGGCGCTCGGCGAGCTGGTGGGAAAAAAGGGCGGGATCGCCGTGCTGATCGCCCGTCGGGAAAAGGAGCTTTCGGAGGTCGCGGCCCGCTCTGGAGCGAACGCCTTGGCCATCGTCGCCGACGTGACGCGGCGGGCGGATGTGCAGCGAGCGGTCGCCACCGCCCTCGAGCGCTTCGGCAAGATTGACGTCTGGGTGAACAACGCGGGCCGAGGGATCACGCGGAATGTTTCGGAGCTCACCGATGAAGACCTCGACGAGATGATCCTGGTCAACGTCAAGTCGGCGCTCTACGGCATGCAGGCCGTCCTGCCTCATTTCCAGCAGCGCGGCCGCGGGCAGATCATCAACGTCTCGTCCATGCTCGGGCGGGTGCCGTTCGCCCCGTTTCGCTCGGCCTACTCGGCGGCGAAACACGCGCTGAATTCGCTGACCGCGAACCTGCGCATGGAGCTCCGGGCAGAGTATCCCGACGTGCAGGTCTCATCGGTCCACCCGGGGGTCGTCGCGACGGGGTTTGGCCTGGCCTCGCGACACGGCGGGGTCGATTCGCGCAAGCTCCCTGGCGCGCAGACCGCCGAAGAGGTCGCGGCCGTGATCGCGTCGACCATCGAGTCCCGACGCGCGGACGTCTACACCCGCCCGGGTGCAGAGCAGATGGTCGCGGCATACTACGCCCACGAGGACATGGGGCAGGCAGAACGGGAGCCTCCGTTCAACTTTGCACCTCCGAGGTGA